From one Anaerococcus prevotii DSM 20548 genomic stretch:
- the dprA gene encoding DNA-processing protein DprA — protein MPFKFTKNEIILYLNYIYLNNQTILDLYEKTSFEDFFDKDRAYYDFLTDKIYGKIFDNESLEAFRSYLDLLYEKDYKYVTLLDEAYPKNLLYIEDKPAVLYYKGDFDEEADKNSIAFVGSRKCTDYGRWACKNLAESIAMAGITTVSGLAYGIDATCHKATLDVGKRTIGVIGCGIDKIYPKQNRDLYRRIEENGLILSEFPLGTEPIAFNFPRRNRIISGISLGTVVIEAKEKSGTMITVRCALEQGKEVFAVPGNINSIYSKGTNKMIQEGAKLVLSPEDIIEELDYMKDLDLGRRSLDYSKLDKTEAQVVRYIVNYPNSSADTIASGLDEEIDVINFLLTSLELKDYIENIGNNEFSIKE, from the coding sequence ATGCCTTTTAAATTTACTAAAAACGAAATTATTTTATACCTAAACTACATATATTTGAATAATCAGACAATCCTAGACCTCTACGAAAAGACGAGCTTTGAGGACTTTTTCGACAAGGATAGGGCCTATTATGACTTCCTTACAGATAAGATTTATGGGAAGATTTTTGATAATGAGAGTCTAGAGGCTTTCAGGTCATATCTGGACTTGCTTTATGAGAAGGATTATAAATATGTCACCCTACTAGATGAAGCTTATCCTAAAAACCTCCTATATATAGAAGATAAGCCAGCTGTCTTGTATTACAAGGGAGACTTTGACGAAGAGGCTGACAAAAATTCCATAGCCTTCGTAGGTTCAAGGAAGTGTACGGACTACGGAAGATGGGCATGTAAGAACTTGGCAGAAAGTATAGCCATGGCTGGAATTACAACAGTGTCAGGCCTTGCCTATGGGATAGATGCGACTTGCCACAAGGCAACCCTTGATGTCGGCAAGAGGACAATTGGAGTTATAGGTTGTGGGATCGACAAGATTTATCCTAAACAAAACAGGGACCTCTACAGGAGGATTGAAGAAAATGGTCTCATCCTTTCAGAATTTCCCCTGGGGACAGAGCCTATTGCCTTTAACTTCCCCAGGAGAAATAGAATAATATCAGGGATTTCCCTAGGTACGGTCGTGATTGAAGCCAAGGAAAAATCGGGGACCATGATTACTGTAAGGTGTGCCCTAGAACAAGGTAAGGAAGTCTTCGCCGTGCCTGGTAATATAAATTCAATCTATTCCAAAGGGACAAACAAGATGATCCAAGAAGGGGCCAAGCTCGTGCTTTCTCCAGAAGATATTATAGAAGAGCTCGACTATATGAAAGATTTGGATCTGGGTCGAAGGAGTCTTGATTATTCAAAACTTGATAAGACAGAGGCCCAAGTGGTAAGATACATTGTAAACTACCCCAACTCAAGTGCTGACACTATAGCTAGTGGTCTAGATGAAGAGATTGACGTGATCAATTTTCTCCTTACATCGCTTGAGCTTAAGGATTATATAGAAAATATAGGAAATAATGAATTTAGTATAAAGGAGTGA
- a CDS encoding ribonuclease HII, with protein sequence MRYSPYDDAIKKKVHEDYELIAGIDEVGRGPLAGPVVTCAVIMKRDSNIGGVTDSKKLTRKKMLSLKEKILDDAIDFAYGYANPSLIDELNIKNATHKAMEDALNKLKIRPEIVLIDAERINTDIPQMNIVKGDLNEYVISCASILAKVRRDDIMINFSKIYPGYSFETNMGYGTKKHYEGLEKYGETPIHRQTFLRKFHERQLSIYDL encoded by the coding sequence ATGAGATATTCACCATACGATGATGCTATAAAGAAAAAGGTCCATGAAGACTACGAGCTTATAGCTGGTATTGATGAAGTGGGCAGGGGACCTCTGGCAGGTCCTGTAGTAACTTGTGCTGTGATTATGAAAAGAGATTCTAATATAGGAGGGGTTACAGATTCGAAGAAGCTTACTAGAAAGAAGATGCTAAGTCTCAAGGAGAAGATCCTAGATGATGCCATAGACTTTGCCTATGGCTATGCCAATCCTTCTTTGATTGATGAGCTTAATATCAAAAACGCCACCCATAAGGCCATGGAAGATGCCCTAAACAAACTTAAAATCCGCCCAGAAATCGTCCTAATCGATGCAGAAAGGATAAATACCGATATTCCTCAGATGAATATAGTAAAGGGAGACCTAAATGAATATGTCATTTCTTGTGCATCAATTCTTGCCAAGGTCAGACGTGATGATATTATGATCAATTTCTCAAAAATCTATCCTGGCTATTCTTTCGAGACTAATATGGGATATGGGACGAAAAAGCACTACGAGGGTCTAGAAAAGTACGGAGAAACTCCTATCCACAGGCAGACTTTCTTGAGGAAGTTCCACGAAAGACAGCTTAGTATCTATGACCTATAA
- the topA gene encoding type I DNA topoisomerase translates to MAKNLVIVESPTKARSISKMLGRNYKVMATVGHLRDLPKSKFGVDIENNFEPEYIKVRGRAKTINELKKEAKKAENVYLATDPDREGEAISWHLQFLLDLDPEAKNRVEFHEITKENVKNAIKNPRKIDQNLVDAQQARRVMDRIVGYEISPILWKRVKAGLSAGRVQSVALKLIVDKQKEIDDFVPEEYWTITAHHKEGREKFDSEFYGQINKKIKISNENGADKVLNKIDKDKFEVVKITKTKKRRKPQKPYTTSTLQQDASNRLGFSTRFTMQLAQQLFEGIDVGDGSVGLITYMRTDANRISKEIVGEALSYIKEKYGPEYAGKGNTYGGKKKGSQDAHEAIRPTSIRRNPLEIKEYLTDQQYKLYKMIWERVVASQMTDYEFLSTQVLFDNNSLIFKTNGKITLFEGFNKLGANKENENILPELKEGDVISAESIDKDQHFTKPPARYTEASLVKTLEEFGIGRPSTYSATINQIISRNYVELEGRSIFPTDLGKTVNTFLQENFDDVINVEFTREMEDALDNIAEGDRFWKETLKSFYKDFEKDMKGVKKDGKDYKVRDEILEEKCPKCGKPLAIKHGRNGKFIGCTGFPDCNFTKSIVKSTGVKCPECEDGTIIEKVSKRGKRFYGCDNYPKCDFALWDPPTGEKCPECGSLLIHKKNRSTDEIKCSSCDYVKEKRR, encoded by the coding sequence TTGGCTAAGAACCTAGTAATAGTAGAGTCTCCAACCAAGGCCAGATCCATCTCAAAGATGCTCGGAAGAAACTACAAGGTAATGGCAACAGTAGGCCACCTCCGTGATCTTCCAAAGAGCAAGTTTGGAGTGGATATAGAAAATAACTTTGAACCAGAATATATCAAGGTTAGGGGACGAGCAAAGACTATAAATGAACTAAAAAAAGAAGCGAAAAAGGCAGAAAATGTCTACCTTGCGACAGACCCGGATAGGGAAGGAGAGGCCATAAGCTGGCATTTACAATTTCTCTTAGACCTTGACCCTGAAGCGAAAAACAGGGTAGAGTTCCACGAGATAACCAAAGAAAATGTCAAGAACGCCATCAAAAACCCAAGGAAAATCGACCAGAACCTAGTTGACGCTCAACAGGCAAGGCGAGTAATGGATAGGATTGTAGGTTACGAGATAAGCCCAATCCTCTGGAAGAGGGTCAAGGCAGGTTTATCTGCAGGTCGTGTCCAATCAGTTGCCCTAAAGCTTATAGTAGATAAGCAAAAGGAAATCGACGATTTTGTTCCAGAAGAATACTGGACTATAACAGCCCACCACAAGGAAGGTAGGGAGAAATTCGACTCAGAATTCTATGGACAAATCAACAAGAAAATAAAAATAAGCAATGAAAACGGAGCGGATAAGGTCCTAAATAAAATCGATAAGGATAAGTTTGAAGTTGTAAAAATCACCAAGACTAAAAAGAGAAGAAAGCCTCAAAAGCCTTACACAACCTCAACCCTCCAACAAGATGCCTCCAATAGATTAGGGTTTTCTACAAGATTTACCATGCAGCTAGCCCAACAGCTCTTTGAGGGTATAGATGTAGGAGATGGAAGTGTGGGTCTTATTACCTATATGAGAACTGACGCTAACAGGATCTCTAAGGAGATCGTAGGCGAAGCCCTCTCATATATTAAGGAAAAATACGGACCGGAATATGCTGGCAAGGGAAATACCTACGGGGGCAAGAAAAAGGGCAGCCAAGATGCCCACGAGGCCATAAGACCTACCTCTATTAGGAGAAATCCTCTAGAGATTAAGGAATACCTAACAGATCAACAATATAAGCTATACAAGATGATTTGGGAAAGAGTCGTAGCAAGCCAGATGACAGATTACGAATTCCTATCAACCCAAGTCCTATTCGACAACAATTCCCTAATCTTTAAGACAAACGGGAAAATCACCCTATTTGAAGGTTTCAATAAATTGGGAGCAAATAAAGAAAACGAAAATATCCTACCAGAGCTTAAGGAAGGGGATGTGATAAGTGCTGAGTCAATCGATAAGGACCAACACTTCACTAAGCCTCCAGCAAGATATACTGAGGCAAGTCTTGTAAAGACCCTAGAAGAATTCGGCATAGGTAGACCTTCAACCTATTCTGCTACCATCAACCAAATCATCTCAAGAAACTACGTAGAACTTGAAGGAAGATCAATCTTCCCAACAGATCTAGGAAAAACCGTAAATACCTTCCTCCAAGAAAACTTTGACGATGTAATAAACGTAGAGTTCACCAGGGAAATGGAAGATGCCTTGGATAATATCGCAGAAGGAGATAGATTCTGGAAAGAAACATTAAAATCCTTCTACAAGGACTTCGAAAAAGACATGAAGGGTGTCAAAAAGGACGGCAAGGACTACAAGGTAAGAGATGAAATCTTAGAAGAAAAATGCCCAAAATGCGGAAAGCCTCTTGCCATCAAACACGGAAGAAACGGGAAATTCATAGGCTGTACCGGCTTTCCAGATTGTAACTTTACCAAATCAATAGTAAAATCAACCGGAGTCAAATGCCCAGAATGTGAAGACGGAACGATAATAGAAAAAGTCAGCAAAAGAGGCAAGAGATTCTACGGCTGTGACAACTACCCAAAATGCGACTTTGCCCTATGGGACCCACCAACAGGAGAAAAATGTCCAGAATGCGGCTCTCTCCTAATCCACAAGAAAAACAGGTCCACAGACGAAATAAAATGCTCCTCCTGTGACTATGTCAAAGAAAAGAGGAGATAA
- the ylqF gene encoding ribosome biogenesis GTPase YlqF: MNINWFPGHMKKTKEIIINNLKLVDVILEIIDSRIPISSRNPMIDEIVADKPRMVIMNKSDLSDPEENKKWVKKFREEGIPALLMNSKENVPVDKIYKEARTLLKDKFEKNEKKNIDNPMIRMMIVGVPNSGKSTFINKVSKKKGAKVGNRPGITQTKQWIKTGSNIQLLDTPGILWPKFEEKIGLHLSFTNAIKDEVLNIEDLTLKFLEEMKENNPEALVDRYEVDPALPALEIYEAIAKKRGAIISGGDFDYARTANIILNDFRSGKLGKITLEKA, from the coding sequence ATGAATATTAACTGGTTTCCTGGTCATATGAAAAAGACCAAGGAGATTATTATAAATAATTTGAAGCTAGTAGATGTGATCTTGGAGATAATCGATTCGAGGATTCCGATTTCATCTAGAAACCCTATGATAGATGAGATTGTGGCTGACAAGCCAAGGATGGTAATAATGAATAAGTCAGACCTCTCAGATCCAGAGGAGAATAAGAAGTGGGTCAAGAAGTTTAGAGAAGAAGGTATCCCTGCCCTTTTGATGAACTCAAAGGAAAATGTCCCTGTGGATAAGATATATAAGGAAGCAAGGACCCTCCTTAAGGATAAGTTTGAGAAAAATGAGAAAAAGAATATAGACAATCCCATGATTAGGATGATGATCGTAGGTGTGCCAAATTCTGGTAAGTCCACCTTTATCAACAAGGTTTCAAAGAAAAAGGGAGCCAAGGTAGGTAACCGTCCTGGTATTACCCAAACCAAACAATGGATCAAGACTGGATCTAATATCCAGCTCCTCGATACTCCTGGAATTTTGTGGCCTAAGTTTGAAGAAAAAATCGGCCTTCACCTTTCCTTTACCAATGCTATTAAAGATGAGGTTCTAAATATAGAAGACTTGACCCTTAAATTCTTGGAGGAAATGAAGGAAAACAATCCAGAAGCCTTGGTCGACAGATACGAAGTTGATCCTGCCCTTCCTGCCCTAGAAATCTACGAGGCTATAGCCAAAAAGCGTGGGGCTATAATTTCTGGTGGAGACTTTGACTATGCTAGAACTGCCAATATCATCCTAAATGACTTTAGGTCAGGTAAGCTTGGCAAGATTACTTTGGAAAAAGCATGA
- a CDS encoding YraN family protein, whose protein sequence is MTYKKEFGDYGENLVEGYLKDKSYEILARNYRKPFGEIDIVAKLSDMIVFVEVKTRKNANFASPAEAVTPSKQRKVIQASQAFLIENNMTDMLMRFDVAEVIADKGEINYIENAF, encoded by the coding sequence ATGACCTATAAGAAAGAATTTGGAGATTATGGGGAAAATCTCGTCGAAGGCTACCTAAAGGATAAGTCCTACGAGATTCTTGCTAGAAATTACAGGAAGCCCTTCGGCGAGATAGATATAGTGGCGAAGCTTTCCGATATGATTGTTTTTGTAGAAGTTAAAACTAGGAAGAATGCTAACTTTGCAAGTCCTGCCGAAGCAGTTACTCCTAGTAAGCAAAGGAAAGTTATCCAGGCAAGCCAGGCCTTCCTTATAGAAAATAATATGACAGATATGCTTATGAGATTTGATGTGGCTGAAGTTATAGCGGATAAGGGAGAGATTAATTATATAGAAAATGCCTTTTAA